A section of the Lathamus discolor isolate bLatDis1 chromosome 6, bLatDis1.hap1, whole genome shotgun sequence genome encodes:
- the LOC136016793 gene encoding uncharacterized protein LOC136016793, which produces MASHNMTWISYPSKNLAFNSPEEIEAFIASQNIISRLMHCYIAFFVPTGLIAGICILIIFIKNYVQQKVIENSDLLLVDFTISNIIMILLSFSVITRPDYLKATHLACNVLSFFFNFSYFNSQYVFSLTLLILLLKRFPPRTALSKATQRPILCVGFVLTYAFCLSLTEAVLVGTDNYRLETDCQLDPLFAWPEYEIIKFTFGFAIPSFLQILCFTVLFAKEAPAEAPALQQHIRTYPAAYIISITIFICRLFYNLMLLFRTTFKLQKSIGTPKNELVMNIAEIVLFCESCASLVLILCFHKPCKDEILKVIQNCRRKNTANNHLEIPVTATIHESGSQ; this is translated from the coding sequence ATGGCTTCTCACAACATGACATGGATCAGCTACCCAAGCAAGAACTTGGCTTTCAACTCCCCAGAGGAAATCGAAGCCTTCATAGCTTCTCAAAACATCATATCAAGACTTATGCACTGCTACATCGCTTTTTTTGTACCAACAGGATTAATAGCCGGCATATGTATTTTGATCATTTTCATAAAGAATTATGTGCAGCAGAAAGTCATAGAAAACTCAGATTTGCTTCTTGTAGACTTCACCATCAGCAATATTATAATGATTCTTTTATCATTTTCTGTTATCACGAGACCTGACTATTTAAAAGCAACTCACCTCGCGTGTAACgtactgtcattttttttcaacttcagtTATTTCAATTCTCAGTATGTTTTCTCGCTGACACTTCTCATACTGTTACTGAAGAGATTTCCACCAAGGACTGCCCTCAGCAAAGCAACTCAAAGACCCATATTGTGTGTTGGATTTGTACTTACATACGCCTTCTGCTTGTCACTGACTGAGGCAGTACTGGTTGGCACAGATAACTACCGCTTGGAAACAGACTGCCAGTTAGATCCATTATTTGCATGGCCTGAATATGAGATCATTAAATTCACTTTTGGATTTGCAATCCCATCATTTCTTCAGATACTCTGTTTTACTGTTCTTTTTGCAAAAGAAGCACCTGCTGAAGCTCCAGCTTTACAACAGCACATTCGTACTTACCCTGCTGCGTATATTATAAGCATAACGATATTTATATGCCGTCTCTTTTACAACCTTATGCTTCTCTTCAGGACAACATTCAAATTACAGAAGAGCATTGGAACTCCAAAGAATGAGCTTGTGATGAATATTGCAGAAATAGTTTTGTTCTGTGAGAGCTGTGCTAGTTTGGTACTTATACTTTGTTTTCACAAACCATGCAAGGATGAAATACTTAAAGTCATCCAGAACTGCCGAAGGAAAAACACTGCCAACAATCACCTGGAAATACCAGTAACAGCTACAATCCATGAAAGTGGGTCTCAGTAA
- the GPER1 gene encoding G-protein coupled estrogen receptor 1: METYSASLSPIICNGTTFNLNGSHLCNESLSSRLADKSEHQQYVIGLFLSCLYTIFLFPIGFVGNILILVVNISFREKMTIPDLYFINLAVADLILVADSLIEVFNLDEKYYDITIICTFMSLFLQINMYSSIFFLTWMSFDRYIALAKVMRSNIFRTMQHARISCGLIWMASISAALVPFTAVHLQHTGEVYFCFADVKEIQWLEITLGFIIPFVIIGLCYSLIVRVLIKAHKHRSLRLRRQKALRMIFVVVLVFFICWLPENVFISVQLLQKKSEPVSSSSPSFRHDYPLTGHIVNLAAFSNSCLNPLIYSFLGETFRDKLRLYIEQKTKMSTLHRFCQAAFTSVIPDSNEQSEV, encoded by the coding sequence ATGGAAACTTACTCTGCCTCATTATCACCCATTATATGTAATGGCACAACTTTTAACCTGAATGGATCACATTTGTGTAATGAAAGCTTATCTTCTAGATTAGCTGATAAATCAGAACACCAACAATATGTTATTGGTCTTTTCTTATCATGTCTTTacacaatatttctttttcccattggTTTTGTAGGAAACATTCTGATACTGGTTGTCAACATAAGCTTTCGTGAAAAAATGACTATTCCAGACCTTTACTTCATAAACCTTGCAGTAGCTGATCTCATTTTAGTTGCTGATTCTCTTATTGAGGTTTTTAATCTTGATGAAAAGTATTATGATATCACTATTATTTGTACCTTTATGTCTTTGTTCCTTCAGATCAACATGTAtagcagcattttctttctgacatGGATGAGTTTTGACAGATACATAGCACTGGCAAAAGTAATGAGGTCCAACATATTTCGCACTATGCAACACGCTAGAATAAGCTGTGGTCTCATATGGATGGCATCTATTTCTGCAGCACTAGTTCCATTTACAGCTGTACATTTACAACACACCGGAGAggtctatttttgttttgcagatgtAAAAGAAATCCAATGGCTAGAAATAACCTTGGGGTTTATTATCCCCTTTGTGATCATCGGTCTTTGTTACTCACTAATTGTTCGAGTTCTTATAAAAGCCCACAAGCACAGGAGTCTTCGTCTGCGGCGACAGAAGGCTCTTCgaatgatttttgttgttgtcttggttttctttatCTGCTGGCTACCTGAAAACGTCTTCATTAGTGTTCAacttcttcaaaagaaaagcgAGCCTGTGTCTTCAAGCAGCCCATCCTTCAGACATGATTATCCTTTAACAGGACATATTGTGAACCTAGCAGCTTTTTCTAATAGCTGTTTGAACCCTTTAATTTACAGTTTTCTAGGAGAAACCTTCAGAGACAAACTGAGACTGTACattgaacagaaaacaaaaatgtcaaCACTGCATCGCTTTTGTCAGGCTGCCTTCACGTCTGTCATTCCTGACAGTAATGAGCAATCAGAAGTCTGA